From the genome of Glycine soja cultivar W05 chromosome 14, ASM419377v2, whole genome shotgun sequence:
ATATTAACCCATGTAAATACTACAAAGCAacatctcttctttttttttcctatcatggtgtaatttttttcatttttaaattcataaacatgtatgattatattaattataataattatgatctatataattttcataaatttaatatttaaatttatcacacaatacatatttaaattcaaatttaatgaatatttaattgatttcatatcataatatataattttatatttatatggcAATTTAACCAACACACACACAAGCACACATTATCCTTTGACATTAAGTAGAGGGTTTTAGTGACTTTGTGAAGGCAAATTATGCAAATCTTCAAATCCATGGTTGGGGACTATATAGAATGAAGGAAAAGCTGAAAGTTCTAAAGAAAGAGATTTGTGCTTGGAATAAAGGAAGGTTTGACAACTTAGAAGAGAGGACATTAATCCTTGACAAGGAGATTGATGCCTTGGATATTAGGAACGAACAACATGACCTATCAAGTGACGAATTGGCTTGAAGAGCAACCTTGTGTGAACAACATGGAGAGATATTAAGGAGACTTGAATTACTCCTACACCAGAGATCGAGGATCAAATGGCTTAAAGAGGGCAACAATAATACAAGATTCTTCCATTCAATTGTCAATCGAAGGAGGAGAATAAATGGTGTCAAAGGCTTATTGAAGGAAGGTGTTTGGATTGATGATCTAAAAGGTGTCAAAGAGGAGATTAAAAATTTCTTCCACCAAAAAGTTTAAAGAGCCTAGGGATGTTGAGCTAACTTTGGATTGagtgtttttcaaatttattggtGTTGAAGATAATGCTCTCCTAACATGCCTTTTTTTCTTATGAACAAATTATGCATGAGATTTAGGATTGTGAAGGCAGCAAGAGCCTTGGTCCGGATAGGTACAACTTTACTTTCATCAAGTCTTTGTCATGTCTTGGAAGATGATATTTGTTGTGGTCTTCATGAGTTCCAAACTAATGGGAAGATCCCAAGAGGAGCAAATGCATCATTTATTGCCTTGATCCCCTAGGTTGACAATCCTCAAAATCTTGGAGATTATACACCTATCTCCTTTATAAGGTACATCTACAAGATTATTGCTAAAGTTTTGACTAAAAGGTTAAAGAGAGTGATTCATAAAATCATCCATGAAGAACAATTGGCTTTTGTTGGAGGAAGAAACAAGCTTGATGGTTTTGTTATAGCAAACAAAGTGGTGGATGAGGTGAAAAGGTCGAAGAACCAACGATGCTCTTCAAAGTGGATTTTGAGAAAGCATATGACACCATAGGATAGGAGTCAATGGGAGTGAATATAATGGGTTTTTGTCAAACTTGGATCCAATGGATAAAGTGTTGTTTGGAATCCTCTTCTATGTCCATCTTGGTCAATGGGAGTCCCATGAATGAGTTTAGAGGACAAAGAGGTCTCCGCTAAGGAGATCCTCTAGCtccatttatttttatcatggttGTGGAAGGGGTAGGAGGATTGACGAGAGAGgcgatgaaacaagatctctctGAGGGGGTTAACCTAGGTGGAGGGGAATTTTCAATATTCATCCAACAATTTTCGAATAATACCCTTTTCCTTGGGAAACTATTCTTAAAAGATGTCATTACCTTGAAAGCAATCTCAAGAAGTTATGAGATTGTAGTGGGTTtgaaggttaatttttttaaaagtaaacttGGTGGTGTGGAGGTTGATCCTTATACATTGAAAAGATTGGCAAAATACCTAAATTGCAACATCATGGAGGTACCTTTTACCTTTTTGGGGATACCAGTGGGTGCAAATccgaagaaaaaaagagactaGGAAACCGATAGTTACAAAAATGAAGTCTAAAATCTCAAAGTGGAACTCAAAATTCCTTTCCTTTGGTGGTCATATTTGTCTACTTAAGTTGGTACTTTGCTTTATTCCGTTatactttctttccttcttcaagGTCTCGATGTGtgaggaaaaataaattatttgattgcaAAGGAACTTcttatgggggggggggggggttgtggTGAAGAGAGGAAATTGACTTAGGTAAAATGGTCTAAAATGTGTCTTTCTAAAAAGGAGGGGGCCTAGGGGTTAGAAACAtgtctttaattaataaagCTATTGTTGAGAAATGGGGTTAGAGATTTTCTGTGTAAGAAAATTCTTTATGGGCTAAGGTAGTGAGAAGCAAATATGGATCCTTAATTGAACAAAATTTTGAACTCTGGGCAAGGGATGGAATCTGTGTGGTAGAGAGATCTTTAAAAACTTTGTATTGATGAAATTGAGAGTACGTGGCTTACAAGTAATTTGGTGAGGCATGTGGGGAATGGGAAAAATACAAAGTTTTGGGAGCATCGTTGGGTAAGGGAGTTAGCTCTGAGAGATGCATTTCCTAGGCTTTATTCGATATCCATGCATAAAGTGGAGAAACTTTGTGAGGTGGGATACTATAGGGATGATACTTGGACATGGAACTTAAGGTGGAGGAGGGATCTATTCGAGTGAGAGAAGGCTCTATTTTGTAGGTTATTACAAACTATCCAGTTATCCATCTATCAACAACATTAATCGGACAAGTGGTGCTAGAGAATTGGCGCTAAAAAATCATATGTGGTGAGGGAGGCTTATTGGGCTCTATCCTCCCTTCAACTTCAAGAACAACAAGCTATGGATAATGATGCTTTTAGATGTCTTTGGAGCATTAAGATACCCTTCAAAGCAAGAACTTTTGTATAGAGGGTCATGATCAACAAGATTCAGATGAGACTTAACTTGGTAAGGAGAAACATTAGTTGTAGCTCGACCTGTCCCGAATGCCCAGTTTGTTAACTGGAGGTGGAATCAATGAGCCATACACTTTGATGCATAAAATATGTTAGATTTGCACAATATCGAGTGTATTCTACGCAATACTAACAATGAACTCGAAAGTCTGATTATCGAACCCAAAGGACCAGCTATATTCCCAATTAGTTAATTAAACTAACAATGAAGATGATTAAAAATgaggatttaaatatttttatgattttggtttttataaGAAAGCAAATAAATGAATGTTAAGAGAGATTTGAGTGATGATAAGAATGACCAAGGGTTATGACTCACCAATACCAATTTTCCCTCAATCCTAGTCTTAATGAAATTTCTTCTCGAGTTAATTACCGATTCCACAAATCAACTAAAGCCTATGATCAAGGTCAGAAGATGCTCTTTGCCTTAAATTAATACCACAATGATCATGGATCTATCAATTTAAGTCAaaggataaaatcaattttaggaatgattaattaaagattagCTAATCTACCAGAGATTACCTAAACAGTTCGATCATGCAATTTGGTGCAAAATATTCTCTACCTAGATCCACCAATTACATGCAGATTATCACTACTATGCAATCAATTGAATATTAGAATGACCGATtccaaataaacaataaaataagaaaggaaattaattaaaataaaacaaatggaGAGTTACATGATACCCTGGACTAAGGTGGACTAGCCATTCATGATTAGAGCAACACTAACAATTCTAGATAAAATAGCCATAGATATACCAATAAGCAGGAACGATGATCACGATATGTTCTAGTGGTGTTGTCCACGTTCTTCAACTCTTAAAAGCCCTAAAGGTTCTCTCAAATTCATAAAAGATAAGAATAAAACTGAagattgaattttgaaaaacctAGAGACCTATACATAACTTCCTAAAGATATTTGCACAAAAAGACGCACCACGATCGTGGTTGGAAGTGATGTTGAAGCCTTGAGCCATTATGCATTGACCATGACCCTCATGAATTAACCCCTCTTGATTGACCACGATCCTCATGAATTGATCATGAGCCTCATGATTTGACCACAGTCGTTGTCATCTCTTGACTTTGTTCTGGAGGGTTATTATCACTTTATTGTAATCGTGTTGATTACCACGGCTATAGTCAATGTACCACGACTGTGATCAAGTGCCAAGtcttcaaatcttcataaaCTTGTacaattttcaacttttttgcTCAATTGAGCAATTGTGCTTCTACTATACAAAATTAGTGTCCAAACATGAATTCTATCaaaaatacatgtaaaataacattaaaactcACACAAATACCACTCAGAAAGTGATTTATCACCCTTTTCTCATGCAGTGTTACTTATCATGTGTGGACGAGAATCTACAAGTGGCTCGATTTCTCCACGGTGCTCCtagacactactacaaaaaacaCTTTCTATGTCGGTTAATTTGtgtattctacatcggttattaaccgtCGTTGTAAGAGACGTCGTAGAAAGACTGCACTTTCTACAATGGTTCTATAGAGAAtcgtcttaaaaaaatatatcattctaAGATAGTTCTTAgttaagaaccgtcttagaatgtaatttttttaaaaaaataaaatatattgaggattttaagacaattttttgaaaaaactgtcttagaatgtgttttttttaaataaacgtACCTACTCAAATGGTGCCCCATTAATTTCACTCACAATAATCTgtctggtatatatatatatatatatatatctagaaCATTTTGCTTGGTCACTTGAGATTCTATTGCATAGCATTcaataaaatcaaacaaataaacattaaacaaGTATTGAAAAACTTAAGTGCTCATCAATGGTGCCAGCCCCAGTTTCAGTGGATAGTATAGCCTGAAGGTACCTATTAATCCATTCATTGCCAGccattagaatatatatatatatatacacaattttttttgtgttgttaccTACATATGTGTGTAACACTAGTGCAGTGCAGTGTTGTCTTCAAGCACACAAAAAAACCTTAGTCAGAACGTGGATTAGTGGCCCCTTGATTAAAATCTCTAATTTTCCAATGCTCTAGAGCCATATATACAAGAGCAAATCTATTAAACTACAAACTGAACTTAACTAAATCTGACTAATTCCAAGTTAATAATAACTTCCTAATCATATCTCCAACAAATTAAGCATATCTCTAACAAGTTAATAATAACCACCCTCCAATACACAAACATTGTCAAATTGTTAATCTAACTTTTACCACTTTCATTCAGTTCAAAGTGgaagataaataaatttcacttttatCTATCAATCTTTTCAATGTGGTAAACTTTATCTCATGAAAGGGACAAAAGTAAAATTTGTAGAGGGAAACACTCTGATGAACTGCTACATCAAGTACATCCATTCTGACATAACACTATACTATATTGTATCatcatttgttaattattgaaaattaattaatagaatataattgaataattaaaattatatataaaaaagctaACAAAGTAGGAGAATAAAAAGCAcaatttaatgtaaattaaaaGTCATCAAGGCAAGGCTAATAGAATGTGTGAGTTATAATAAAGTTGTTTAGCAgggataaaaaaagaagaagtagaaaATGAAGAACCTGTCCCCAACAGGCTTAGTGAAAATCTGAATTTAGTTGATGAGATAAAATGTAACTTCATGAACCATTTtgtattaataaaattgaaattggaattTTTAATGATAGTAAAATGTTAGTAAACAATTTTAGCtagtataagtttttttattaatatagtaatgggtttgttattatttgtgtAATGAATATGttgaaataaattgaaattgaaatctgAATTAGTAAACATTGTTAATGATAGTAAAAtgttagaaattgaaattgataaataaaattgtaaccGTACTCAGTCAATAATTTAGTTGATGTGGCAATAACATGACTAAAATATGACAATGATGAGACTAAAAATTAAGGCATTTGATCTTTTTACATATGATACAGCTTTAGAATTATCTGTGTTAAAAGTGAAAGTTTTACTCCTTTACTACCTTTATTAATACAAAAAGGTTCATGAAGTTACATTTTTCTTAACTACACCAGTAAACATTTTTTCTTGAACAGATCTTATTAAGCATAAATCATATGATACAATTTCAAGGCAATATCACATTTTTGAACCTGGGAATCTATCACCGAAATCCACGATAAATCTTTTGATTAAATCCAAGCACAACAATCATAACAACAATCACTATGTTGACTGCAAAACCTAAAACAATAGGAGATATTAAGGAAAACCAATTCATATATATCTGTATATAATTAGTGGACTAGCTGAAAGCTAAAAACTCGAAATGAATCACATTAGCTACATGATTGTGGAGGTTGGCGTAATAGGTGGGAGGAGGAGAAGGCATGAACTCAAATCCACCAACGAAACTTCGCTTTCTCATCTCTCTCAGTGTGGTGAAGATGTCGTGAGTAACAAGCGCAAGGTGTTGCACACCAGCACCTTCGTTGTGTTCCAAATACGTCTCAATTTGGCTCTTTCTCTTCGTTCCGTAAACCGACTCGTTCAGCGGCAACAACACCGTGTTCGAGTTGTTCGCCAGAACCACTGAGTAGTTCAACTCGGTCTCGCTCGTTCCCACGTCCTCTGTGAACTCGTGGAATCCGCTAAAGCCTTTCAGGTACCTCACTGTCGACACGAGCTCTGAAACATTCCTGACGGTGTGGTCCAGTCGTCGGATCCCGTAGTCCAGCTTCGAAAATGAAGACGACGATGCCGAGGCCTCAAATCCCGGTAGGAACCACCCCCGATGGATCTGCGTGTGGCACCTACGGGCCGGCGTCCTTGTAGCTGACATAGCGGAGCACCACATTGCCGTAGAGGCGCACCTCCACAAAGCCGGTGCGATCGTCGAGGAGAACCGGTGGCGACGCCGACTCAGCTCCTTTCACAACGCTGGCGATGAAGGCGACTTCCAAGGCGATGGCGCGGACAAGTAACCATCGAAGTAGCCGAGATATGTGGCTACCTCTTTGCAACGCAGGACAAGGAGAGCAATGAGGAATTTAGGGTTTTAATTTGCAAAACTAAAGGAGAGTGATTAAAATAAGGGTAGGACTGAGAGAGGTGGTTCACATTACCTCtcgcattctacatcggttctacaAGAAGCGAAGTCGTAATGTGTTTTCAAAGATGGGTTTATCAAAACCATCtttaaaaatttttaattatttacaaaaatttcacCACTTTACTTACGACATCAGTTTTCATACAATCATCGTAAAACCTACATcgtagaatattatttttttggtagtgAGAAGACCCACTGACCCCTCTGGTGGCAACATTGTGGTATGATCTCTAAATTCTTGCATAGGAAACACTAGTGGCTTGTGTGGATATCTGCAACATGGCTCTTGTAAAAATTGAGGAATTCAATAGTGTTTAATAGTGCAAATGTTGATCTTGACCAACTGTTGGACTCAATTATGATAACCTTGTAGAGGTGGATAAAGGGGATGCGAAGGAAATTCTAGCATCTTATTTTGAATGGCTCTCACAACCCCTACTATGTTTGTGAGAAAGACCCATTTTTTCCTGCCCTGGTGATAATTATATAACTccttcatgttttctttcttgGACGTTATTTGGATCAAATGTTGCATAGGGTAGGTGCAGACTATTTATTACAATGTGTGGAGGTCCTTAATGCCAATTATGTCCTATTTTAGGTAGAGATTTGCCTTCCAAAATATGCTATAATAGTTGTAAACTTATGAATTAATGGCTCTTCACTGTTGTTTCATACTAATTGGAGGGGTATAACTTATACCTCTTCTTTCTATTATTAACAATATTTGcccattccaaaaaaaaaaaaaaagcaagatcCCTTGACACCAAGTACATACAAGCAAACCCACACATACATGATTTCTTGACACTAAATGTAAgtctaaattattatttggcaaaaatatattttaatttttttcatgttttagtTTATATCTAGTCTGGTTCtttgtgttttaaaatttttaatttaatcctttatgtttttaaagTAAGTTACAATGGTCTTTTTGAAACAATGTTCATTTTAGATTTTGTAATGCAATTTTGAATATTGTTTTACTAATTTAGATTGTAAAACTTGTCTcattaaatttacttatatataaaaattatgaaatccaACTAATTATCGAATTAAAAAAGGccaaacatgaaaaaaatcGCATGAAAAATAAGTCTCACGAACAATtggaaaagaatataatattagatttttcaattttttttttgctcatttGATTCACTTTTCATGCAATTTTTACTATCTTTATtagctatttttttatttaaacatcaattggattttataaaatttcacgTCTCAAGTAAGTTACAATAGGATTCAAAATCCTATTCCAAAATTAAAAGCGatcataattgttttaaaagaaCCATTTTTGGTTCActttaaatacttaaaagattaaattcagctttttaaaacataaaaaatcaaactgaatatattataaaacataaagGAGTAAAACTGTATTTTGGTCTTAATATTTCAAACACATACACATAAAAAATTCCTTAACACCAAGTGTAAGTTTAAATATTACTAACCCACAAACTACATAGGATTTTCATGAGTTCGATTCTCTTTGCTCTCTACCATGAGTTGAAGATCGCTTGGAAAAAAGGAATTAGATGTTTGGTTCGTGAGTCTAATTCTGAGCTATACCCTTGCTTCTCATTCAACATAATGATTGTTCTTTTCATTAATTCTCATGCTCCAATTATTAATAGTATGCAATGGGAGCTTCATTTTCAGCATTGTCACATGGAAGCAATATGCATGTGCGTATATTGGCTTTCGAAGATGGGTTCTTCTTCTCATGATGGAATCACGCTGCTTGATTCTCTTCCCGCACCGATTGTGCCTCTGGTTCTGGCTGAGGTCAGAGGCGTTGCTCATAACTTCATATAAGAAGTAGTTTAGACAAATCATAAGATGTGGAagttctcttcattttttttttcttccggaGGGAAAAGAATTTCGTTTTGATCTcacaaataatttgtttttctttctatctttcACTCAAAacaaactacaaaaaaaaattctttaaacacTCAAAATCAATTGATACCTTGAGAGTCAAGataggagaaaagaaaaactaatatgATAGATGATGAGATGtaataaaaagagagataaaatacAAAGAAATTATAAGCGTTGATGAGATGTTTAATATTTAAGTGTGTTAAAATTTAATGACTTTTTTACCAAACTAAAAAAAGCTCGGTGTTTGTccaaagataaaacaaaaaaaatatttactttttattaaacaaaaaggtcatatttattagaaaaaaggtCACATATGTGTTAGCAAAAAGTTCCATATATATTTTCCTTATTTAAAGTAATAGCATGTCTATTAAAATTTGCTTTAGGCCTCCttgatgaaatgaaaaaaaaaaggcttggATTTATGTGTTTAGTATTGagattttattacaaaattatcatCAATGTAATATCTTACTCATATTTACAGAATTGTCATTGTAAAAATAGTTGATtacttttgaaatatatataaacttattctgattttttagttttttaaaaagagaaaaaatgttataaattgaaagatgaataattaattacatatcATGTAcgttaaatttattgatttttataaaattattttaaaaattatataaacaatgatttatgattaaatgagaatataaaattattttaaaacttcaaACAAACCAACGTGTATTAAGAAGGCTTCTTTTctacttttttaaataacaactatttttttatataaaaaagtcaaTCCGACACATAATTTCTTCTAACCCTTAGTTCGATCTCAACATTAGACACGAGTGTTTGAAGCACTAAGCAACTAATGTAATGACTATTGCTTTATCATATTTTGAGTAAGTCAGTTtctttaaacttaaaattttataatacctTGAAACAAATTCCCCCATGATATAAAAACCTGTAACGTATATTACGAGATGAGATTTAAACATGCACTTCTTATTAAATGTATCACGACTTCATATAAACTTGAGAAGATGGAACGAGCCAACGAGGAACTTCATAGTATTGGTATTTTATTTGGGGCCATTTTCTGTTATTCTGGATTCTATGGTTAGTTGGTTAGACACATGACAAGTACTAGGAGTACTACTTAATTTAACCTACTTGGAACGAAGAAAATCTCCAATTAAACCACCCTATTCTTCATCTAAACCAATCACGAGGTTGCAGAAGCAGGCACGCGTagcaagaagaaagagaaaccaAGCCACGCTTCACAAAGGACAAAACAGTAATTTACgtacaaaacaaacacaaacttaTACTACTACAATAATTGATGATTAttagaaaacataattaatttttgtatggTACCGTACGcattcaaatataataattcgGTTGTGCTTACCCCGACATTATTAAAATGAAAGCTAGCTTAAAAAGAGCGAATTGAAAAATGGGAAGAAAATCTTACAAGTTCCGACCACCAAATCTCCAGCACAGTGAGAAACAGTAGACTTTGGGTAAGAAAAGTCGCACACGCGGATtcagaaaaattaaaacttttttaattaacacGCCGTCTTATGTGATCTTTCATTAAACAattcctattattattattattattatatcaaagCTTAATTTAATTTCCATTCACATGGGGTGTAAGTGTGACTTTATTTTATTGCATATTTGAATCCAACCAATGTTGGTCACAAATGTGTGATTAATGTGAGAGAATGTGTTGTGGTGAAATGTTTGAATTGGTTCGCAACTGGTCATGGGGGGATAGGCACGCCTGAGAGAGCGTGAAAACTGAGAactgaaaaggaaaaagaagtgTGGGTGGTGTGATGGtactgttttttctttttgctggtTATGACTTATTGGGTATGGTATGCATGTAATAAGCGTTCTGAGAAAGATCTGTTGAGTATGGTAGTAATGGATTTTACTGGCGCATGCATTGGTGGATCCACAAAATCACCTTAATGTTTCTTATTGAGTCAAACCATTGTTAAAATATATGGTGATAACTaatcaacatattttaaaagaatatcaatatatgaatttaatttaattttggct
Proteins encoded in this window:
- the LOC114384147 gene encoding 4-hydroxyphenylpyruvate dioxygenase-like; amino-acid sequence: MWCSAMSATRTPARRCHTQIHRGWFLPGFEASASSSSFSKLDYGIRRLDHTVRNVSELVSTVRYLKGFSGFHEFTEDVGTSETELNYSVVLANNSNTVLLPLNESVYGTKRKSQIETYLEHNEGAGVQHLALVTHDIFTTLREMRKRSFVGGFEFMPSPPPTYYANLHNHVANVIHFEFLAFS